The nucleotide sequence TAGGCCTTCAAAGCACCTGCAGGAGTTCCAATCATCGGGTTTTTCTTGCGCAACTCTCCCTGAACGACAGAAGCGGGAACGGTCATAATTTTTTCAAGCCTTTCCAAAGTAGTGCGGAAAAAATCTTTGACGGTCTTTTCCTGTTCTTTGGCAACGTGCAGAACCAAAACAATGGCATTGCCATGCTCAATCTTGATTGTTCTACTGCTCATAATTACCTCCCGCCTTTAGTAAGGCACGTTTTCCTTGGATCCGGCGTAAATGATTT is from Deltaproteobacteria bacterium and encodes:
- a CDS encoding helix-turn-helix transcriptional regulator; its protein translation is MSSRTIKIEHGNAIVLVLHVAKEQEKTVKDFFRTTLERLEKIMTVPASVVQGELRKKNPMIGTPAGALKAYRLREGLSQAELAKKAGLKQHHISEMEKRKRGIGSKSAKALAKVLNCKLEQLLS